One Glycine max cultivar Williams 82 chromosome 4, Glycine_max_v4.0, whole genome shotgun sequence DNA segment encodes these proteins:
- the LOC100775282 gene encoding uncharacterized protein produces MSSSPFPSCFRPSPNAESHPPPPPPPHSTISNLTIYHTDTGPVSLTWSRSIVGRSLHIQLHQNPLDSPPYPNPNPNPSPSTTLSFHLHIRPFLFWKKHGSKKLAPNTHLFWNLSRAKFGATPEPLSGFYVALVVHNHMTLLIGDAARDAFSKSKARHPNTPQLLLLKKEHVFADRLYTTRATFGGKAREIQIDCGYHDHSKLCFSVDGEKVLQIKRLKWKFRGNERVQVDGVHVQISWDLYNWLFDKNNNSSSGADAHAIFMFKFEEDEVEAVGGDRNNLVALWNLGASEWGKTWSSSSLSSSGGSFGGSSSVLEWSSVEENELVVPVGFSLLVYAWKR; encoded by the coding sequence ATGTCCTCATCCCCGTTCCCTTCTTGCTTCCGCCCCTCCCCCAACGCCGAATCCCACCCTCCTCCCCCTCCGCCGCCGCACTCCACAATCTCCAACCTCACAATCTACCACACCGACACAGGCCCCGTGTCCCTAACATGGTCACGCTCCATTGTTGGACGCTCCCTCCACATTCAGCTCCACCAAAACCCCTTAGATTCCCCACCctaccctaaccctaaccctaacccctccCCCTCCACCACCCTCTCCTTCCACCTCCACATAAGACCCTTCCTCTTCTGGAAAAAACACGGTTCCAAAAAACTCGCCCCCAACACCCACCTCTTCTGGAACCTCTCCAGAGCCAAATTCGGCGCCACCCCCGAACCCCTCTCCGGCTTCTACGTCGCCCTAGTAGTCCACAACCACATGACCCTCCTCATCGGAGACGCCGCCAGAGACGCGTTTTCAAAGTCCAAGGCGCGCCACCCAAACACGCCGCAACTCCTCCTCCTAAAAAAAGAACACGTCTTTGCCGACAGGCTGTACACCACGCGCGCCACGTTCGGAGGTAAAGCGCGTGAGATTCAGATCGATTGCGGCTACCACGACCACTCCAAGCTCTGCTTCAGCGTGGACGGGGAGAAGGTGCTGCAGATTAAGCGCTTGAAGTGGAAGTTCAGAGGGAACGAGCGGGTTCAGGTGGACGGCGTGCACGTGCAAATCTCGTGGGACCTTTATAACTGGCTGTTTGACAagaacaacaacagcagcagtGGCGCCGACGCGCACGCCATTTTCATGTTCAAATTCGAGGAGGACGAGGTTGAGGCGGTCGGGGGGGATAGGAACAACCTGGTTGCGCTGTGGAATTTGGGGGCTTCGGAATGGGGCAAGACTTGGTCCTCTTCTTCGCTGTCGTCTTCCGGTGGGTCTTTCGGTGGAAGCTCCTCCGTCTTGGAATGGTCCAGTGTGGAGGAGAATGAGTTGGTCGTTCCTGTTGGTTTCTCTCTGCTCGTTTACGCTTGGAAACGCTGA